Below is a genomic region from Acidimicrobiales bacterium.
ATCCCGAGCCGCAATGGGGACGAGATCGAGGCCTACCTGGCCCGCCCTCTCGCGCCCAGCCCATCCGGCGGAGTCGTCGTCATCCACCACCTGCCCGGTTACGACACGGCGACCAAGGAGATCACCCGTCGGTTCGCGGCCGAGGGCTACAGCGCCCTCTGCCCCAACCTGTACTCCCGACAGGCTCCGGAGGCACCTCCCGACGAGGCGGCCGCCATCGTCCGCGCCGAGGGAGGTATCTCCGATGAGCAGCTCGTCGACGACGTCGCTGGCGCGGCTGGCTATCTCCGCAGGCTCGCCTCGTCCAACGGGCGAATCGGGGTGATCGGCTACTGCTCGGGCGGACGGCAGTCGTTCCTCGCCGCCTGCAGCCTCGAGCTGGACGCCGCCGTCGACTGCTACGGGGCCTTCGTGGTCGGCACCCCACCGGAAGGCTGGCCGTTGAAGGTCGGGCCGATCGACCACCTGGCCCCCCAGCTCTCCTGCCCGCTGCTCGGTCTGTTCGGCGCCGAGGACTCGTTTCCCTCACCCGAGCAGGTGGCGGAGCTGGAGCGCATCCTCAAGGACAACGACAAGGTCTACGAGTTCCACACCTACGAGGGCGCGGGACACGCCTTCTTCTCGGTCAACCGACCCCTCTACCGGCCGGAGGCGGCCGTCGACGGGTGGGCGAAGGTCCTGGACTGGTTCGGTCGGCATCTGTCGGTGTGACCTCGACGACCGTGCGCCCCGTCACGTCGGAGCGTGGGGCTCTGAAGGTGGATCCCAATCGGGGTGATCGGTCAGGCATGCCCGCCCCAGCGCGACCAGCGCTC
It encodes:
- a CDS encoding dienelactone hydrolase family protein — translated: MTSPTPAAYDAMMAETVRIPSRNGDEIEAYLARPLAPSPSGGVVVIHHLPGYDTATKEITRRFAAEGYSALCPNLYSRQAPEAPPDEAAAIVRAEGGISDEQLVDDVAGAAGYLRRLASSNGRIGVIGYCSGGRQSFLAACSLELDAAVDCYGAFVVGTPPEGWPLKVGPIDHLAPQLSCPLLGLFGAEDSFPSPEQVAELERILKDNDKVYEFHTYEGAGHAFFSVNRPLYRPEAAVDGWAKVLDWFGRHLSV